One Corynebacterium aurimucosum genomic window, CGATACCGACCAGATTGCTCGCTTGGCCACCGGCCGTGCCTCAGAGCTGGAGCCTGGGAACAACCCCTTTGACAGTAACGCGGAGCTCGCCCCACTGCGGGAGCGGGCGGGACGCAAGCCCGTGCGCATCGGTGTGGATCCTCAAAATCCCACGGCCTTGGCGGCAGCCACCACCATTGTGGACGTGCTGCAAGCCAAGGCTATTGACGCGGAGGTCGTCACCGAACGCCTGACTACAATTACCTCGGATCTGCTTCCGGCGGGCAAGGTTGATGCCGTGGTGGCGTGGGATGAGAACGGCAGGGATGCGATAACCTTGGCCAATTACTTCGTGTGCGCAACGCCGACGCGCCCAGCGGCAACGCTGTCGGGATTCTGCCCAGAAAATTCCGCAGAGTCAGCCCTTGACATTCTTTCAGGCGAACTGGATTCCGAGGCCGCCGAAGAGCGGGTAGAGCACCTCAACAAGGAAGAAGTGCTCTTCATCCCGTTGCTCAATGAGGTGCGAGTCCACGCTTTGGGCAAGGGTATTGTTGGCCCCGGACAAAGCATTAAGGACTGGGATTCCAGTCTGATTAGCGCACCGCAGTGGAGGAAAGACGATGATTAAGGATCTCGCGGGCTACCGCGTCGTGGCTGTTCACGCTCACCCGGATGATGAGGTGCTCTTTACCGGCGGCACGCTGGCGGACTTGTCCGCGCGCGGCGCGCAGGTCACCGTGATTACCGCAACGCTGGGTGAGGAAGGCGAGATCATCGGCGAGCCTTACCAAGGCCTGGCAGAAACCGATCAGCTGGGAGGTTTCCGTGCTTGGGAGCTCAAGCACGCGCTCGACGCGTTAGGGGTCGAGGGCATTCAGCTGGGCGGATTTGGGCACTTCCGTGATTCCGGGATGGAAGGCTCGCCCTCTCACGAGAATCCGCGGGCCCTGGTGAACCGTGTGGACGAGGCCGCAGATTTATTGCGTAGCCACCTTGCTGCGCTGCGACCACACGCGGTGTTGACTTATGGTCCGGACGGCGGCTACGGGCACCCCGACCATATCGCCGTACACAAGGCCGTGCATGCGGCTGCCGAGCCGGAGCAGCGGATCTGGTGGGCCGTCTTCGAGCGCACCGCGCACTATCGCGGCCTCGAGGCTGTCACACCTCCCGAGAGCTGGAGCCTGCCGGACAAGGAGTACCTGGACAACTTCACCAACGCTGGCTGTGATATCACCTACGAGCTCACTGACGCGGCTCTCAGCGCTAAGCGTGCAGCGATGCTGGC contains:
- a CDS encoding PIG-L family deacetylase, whose amino-acid sequence is MKDLAGYRVVAVHAHPDDEVLFTGGTLADLSARGAQVTVITATLGEEGEIIGEPYQGLAETDQLGGFRAWELKHALDALGVEGIQLGGFGHFRDSGMEGSPSHENPRALVNRVDEAADLLRSHLAALRPHAVLTYGPDGGYGHPDHIAVHKAVHAAAEPEQRIWWAVFERTAHYRGLEAVTPPESWSLPDKEYLDNFTNAGCDITYELTDAALSAKRAAMLAHATQIWLADGSLTTVNPHAAQAGLKDPAEVPAAYALSNLLTMPLLRQEFYQLGQGEPQDSLLGEK